In Uranotaenia lowii strain MFRU-FL chromosome 2, ASM2978415v1, whole genome shotgun sequence, one genomic interval encodes:
- the LOC129747239 gene encoding phenoloxidase-activating factor 2-like → MKRTMVVALSGVALLLLATTSVRAADGDLDDLINSLFTKSPLDVGPTEAPRPPAPPVGAESTCAPGQRCIQKYLCTNASTSGEGLIDIRFDDDNPCVDYLLQCCYNEDIIENPPTIPSTTPPVVPPVYQPSCGERHKDGVGFRITGSKEGESEYGEFPWMTAVLKLEEALDTLVTVYLCGGSLIHPRVILTSAHCVQNKSPDQLKVRAGEWDTQTQNEIFPHQDRAVVEIVVHPEFYKGGLYNDIALLFLDTPFSINEVVQTVCLPPQGAKFDTTRCLASGWGKDVFGKAGTYQVILKKIDLPVVSSPVCQAALRSTRLGPKFSLHKSFICAGGEKGKDTCKGDGGSPLVCPIQGTYEHYHQIGIVSWGIGCGENQIPGVYADVAYFRNWIDQQMQNHQLDTKSYVVA, encoded by the exons ATGAAGCGAACGATGGTGGTGGCGTTATCAGGCGTTGCGTTGCTGCTCTTAGCGACGACCAGTGTTCGGGCCGCGGACGGAGATTTGGATGATCTCATCAACAGTCTGTTTACAAAATCTCCCCTGGATGTGGGTCCCACGGAAGCTCCACGTCCCCCAGCACCACCTGTCGGAGCCGAG TCGACTTGTGCCCCCGGACAACGCTGTATTCAAAAATACCTGTGTACCAATGCAAGCACCTCTGGGGAAGGCCTGATTGATATTCGATTCGATGATGACAACCCATGCGTAGATTATTTGCTGCAGTGCTGTTACAATGAGGACATT attgaaaatcctCCCACGATTCCATCAACGACTCCTCCGGTGGTTCCTCCAGTGTATCAACCCAGCTGCGGTGAGCGACACAAGGACGGAGTTGGGTTCCGTATCACTGGCTCCAAGGAAGGTGAATCCGAGTATGGAGAGTTCCCTTGGATGACAGCGGTTCTCAAACTAGAGGAAGCATTGGACACACTAGTAACGGTCTATCTGTGTGGAGGATCTTTGATTCACCCTCGCGTGATCCTGACAAGTGCCCATTGTGTCCAGAATAAATCTCCAGATCAGCTGAAGGTGCGAGCCGGCGAATGGGACACCCAAACTCAAAATGAGATCTTCCCTCACCAG GATCGTGCTGTCGTCGAAATCGTCGTCCATCCCGAATTCTATAAGGGTGGTTTGTACAACGATATTGCTCTGCTCTTCCTGGATACACCATTCAGCATCAATGAGGTGGTCCAAACGGTTTGTCTACCACCTCAAGGGGCGAAGTTTGACACCACCCGATGTTTGGCTTCCGGTTGGGGCAAGGATGTTTTTGGCAAAGCTGGAACCTATCAGGTCATTTTGAAGAAGATCGATCTGCCTGTCGTTTCGTCGCCCGTTTGTCAAGCTGCTCTGCGAAGCACTCGCTTGGGGCCTAAGTTCAGTCTTCACAAGAGCTTTATCTGTGCGGGAGGTGAAAAAGGAAAGGACACGTGCAAGGGCGATGGCGGTTCCCCTCTCGTGTGTCCAATTCAAGGAACCTACGAGCACTACCATCAAATAGGAATTGTGTCCTGGGGCATCGGCTGTGGTGAGAACCAAATACCCGGAGTGTACGCTGATGTTGCATATTTCCGCAACTGGATTGACCAGCAGATGCAAAACCATCAACTGGATACCAAATCTTATGTAGTGGCATAA